The following is a genomic window from Gammaproteobacteria bacterium.
GATGCTTCTCCAGTCCCAGGCTCTGACGACGAAAGGAATGACGGTCGAGACGGTACAAGACCCAATCCTTAGTCTGAACGACCTTCCTGCTCTGGGCGAGGAG
Proteins encoded in this region:
- a CDS encoding hypothetical protein (Evidence 5 : Unknown function), which encodes MLLQSQALTTKGMTVETVQDPILSLNDLPALGEETLTGVSQVTLTG